Proteins from a genomic interval of Qipengyuania sp. JC766:
- a CDS encoding ABC transporter ATP-binding protein, producing the protein MSPPPAIRIDNLVKRYAGDKGGQGKLALKGVSFDVPEGGVFGLLGPNGAGKSTLINILAGLVTKTGGSAEIWGFDIDEHRRNAKRAIGIVPQEIVFDPFFTPFEVLENQAGFYGIPKAERRSEELLKAVRLWDKRDAYARTLSGGMKRRLLIAKAMVHSPPILVLDEPTAGVDVELRRQLWELVGELNDQGVTVVLTTHYLEEAEQLCDRIAIINHGELIALKPTRELVEMAREKIVRVTVGHDLTGPPSDPDFVKSELDGPRTIEVTYDKDRVTAGQVLARLQDQGLEVEDVTTREADLEDVFVSLTSSSN; encoded by the coding sequence ATGAGCCCGCCACCCGCCATCCGCATCGACAACCTCGTCAAACGCTATGCCGGGGACAAGGGCGGCCAGGGCAAGCTGGCGCTGAAGGGCGTGAGCTTCGACGTGCCCGAAGGCGGCGTTTTCGGTCTGCTGGGGCCGAACGGCGCTGGCAAGTCCACTCTCATCAACATCCTTGCAGGGCTGGTCACCAAGACCGGCGGAAGCGCCGAGATCTGGGGCTTCGATATCGACGAGCACCGCCGGAACGCGAAGCGCGCGATCGGGATCGTGCCGCAGGAGATCGTGTTCGACCCCTTCTTCACGCCCTTCGAGGTGCTTGAGAACCAGGCCGGGTTCTACGGCATTCCGAAGGCCGAGCGGCGCAGCGAGGAATTGCTGAAGGCGGTGCGCCTCTGGGACAAGCGCGACGCCTATGCCCGCACGCTTTCGGGCGGCATGAAGCGGCGCCTCCTGATCGCGAAGGCGATGGTCCATTCGCCGCCGATCCTGGTGCTGGACGAGCCGACCGCGGGCGTCGATGTCGAACTGCGTCGCCAGCTCTGGGAACTCGTGGGCGAACTGAACGATCAGGGCGTGACCGTGGTGCTGACGACGCACTACCTGGAAGAGGCGGAGCAGCTGTGCGACCGCATCGCCATCATCAACCACGGCGAACTGATCGCGCTAAAGCCGACCCGTGAACTGGTGGAAATGGCGCGCGAGAAGATCGTGCGGGTGACGGTGGGCCACGACCTGACCGGACCGCCGTCCGACCCGGACTTCGTCAAGTCGGAGCTCGACGGCCCCCGGACCATCGAAGTGACCTACGACAAGGACCGCGTCACGGCGGGCCAGGTCCTCGCGCGCCTCCAGGATCAGGGGCTGGAAGTGGAAGACGTGACCACCCGGGAGGCGGATCTGGAGGACGTGTTCGTCAGTTTGACCTCGTCTTCGAACTGA
- a CDS encoding zinc-finger domain-containing protein gives MSIAPPEIVKVDTRRVWCDGASDIRGGPNYRPAALGHPKIYLNIDEHGYVDCGYCDRRFVLIDGPADGADQSALPDISEGGDPGHR, from the coding sequence ATGAGCATAGCCCCGCCCGAGATCGTGAAAGTGGATACCCGCCGCGTCTGGTGCGACGGCGCCAGCGACATCCGGGGCGGGCCGAACTACCGCCCGGCGGCGCTCGGCCATCCGAAAATCTATCTCAACATCGACGAGCACGGCTATGTCGATTGCGGGTATTGCGATCGGCGCTTCGTGCTGATCGACGGGCCGGCCGACGGTGCCGACCAGTCCGCACTGCCCGACATTTCCGAAGGCGGCGATCCGGGCCACCGTTGA